One segment of Cydia fagiglandana chromosome 12, ilCydFagi1.1, whole genome shotgun sequence DNA contains the following:
- the LOC134669345 gene encoding uncharacterized protein LOC134669345, whose translation MNRNINWPSRNNIHHATRREPRFLTSQIWMNDLENDMQAHGVEIVEINSADSSQSSSEGNDNPKQHPWSYASKLNREESENPQARPRNINGYLAENNGLHNEFDGSSYFNNYRTPGTAEIEAFNQTCFNILDKLSALQVVSSPEDFDSDEARDGDTDARWNGEDNEYVFSSDLDPEKHTIWIYSLNNRRLLSEDTYELVNIPSRDTISSANSSENDIELNTSKSTRVSSPIPATHIPRLDLSLGATLPNVTEVTEPKSSESLNRKYVPIRQKPTNNWCGDNSEKATKNNVANVVKWMALSPREKGDSRHINPQIQVQSLQTVVEVAQEEDRVQVPETNFTDPAIFKAKSNREDKLDESDETIKTPPQNDTQRPSTTSKRKQFVDTTYLISPFVRPDLNSFTENKTKPTLKNKARSALDGRKVEKRDITVGQLLRSPIIKPKENLEKHNSIAEYGRKGRLDRRRLSPLMGAWGPLGH comes from the exons ATGAACAGAAATATTAATTGGCCTTCGAGGAATA ATATCCATCATGCAACAAGACGGGAACCCAGATTTCTAACCAGTCAGATATGGATGAACGATTTGGAAAACGACATGCAAGCGCACGGAGTGGAAATCGTCGAGATTAATTCAGCAGATTCTTCTCAATCGTCGAGTGAAGGCAACGACAATCCTAAACAGCACCCGTGGAGTTATGCTAGTAAGTTAAACAGGGAGGAAAGCGAGAACCCACAAGCCAGACCGAGAAACATAAACGGTTATTTGGCAGAAAATAACGGACTCCATAACGAATTCGACGGTTCTTCTTACTTCAACAACTATAGAACCCCGGGTACTGCCGAAATTGAGGCATTCAACCAAACGTGCTTCAATATACTCGATAAGCTTTCAGCACTACAAGTGGTCAGTTCACCTGAAGATTTCGATTCCGACGAGGCACGTGATGGCGACACGGACGCCCGATGGAACGGCGAAGATAACGAATACGTTTTCAGCTCAGATTTAGACCCGGAGAAACACACTATATGGATTTATTCGTTAAACAATAGGCGGCTCCTTTCAGAGGACACCTACGAACTCGTCAACATCCCAAGCCGCGACACTATCTCTTCCGCTAATTCCTCCGAAAACGACATAGAACTGAATACGAGCAAGTCCACTAGAGTGTCAAGCCCAATCCCAGCTACCCATATTCCGAGATTGGACCTTTCGCTCGGTGCCACTTTACCCAACGTGACAGAAGTGACCGAACCCAAATCTTCGGAATCTTTGAACCGAAAATACGTGCCTATAAGACAGAAGCCGACTAACAACTGGTGTGGGGATAACTCAGAAAAGGCAACTAAGAACAATGTTGCTAATGTAGTTAAATGGATGGCGCTTTCACCGAGAGAAAAAGGTGACTCCCGACACATTAACCCCCAAATACAAGTTCAAAGTCTTCAAACAGTTGTTGAAGTTGCTCAAGAAGAGGATAGAGTACAAGTCCCTGAAACTAATTTTACAGATCCCGCGATTTTCAAGGCGAAATCAAATCGCGAAGACAAGTTAGACGAATCAGACGAAACTATCAAGACGCCTCCACAAAATGATACTCAAAGACCTTCGACTACTTCAAAAAGGAAGCAGTTTGTAGATACTACCTATTTAATTTCACCATTTGTGCGACCTGATCTTAACTCATTTAcggaaaataaaactaaaccgACTCTTAAGAATAAAGCTAGGAGTGCATTAGATGGCCGCAAAGTTGAAAAACGTGATATCACAGTCGGCCAACTCTTAAGATCTCCCATTATCAAGCCAAAAGAAAACCTCGAGAAGCACAATTCGATCGCGGAGTACGGACGAAAAGGTCGCCTAGATCGAAGA CGTTTGTCCCCGCTCATGGgcgcctggggtccgcttggccactaa